Proteins encoded together in one Amblyomma americanum isolate KBUSLIRL-KWMA chromosome 1, ASM5285725v1, whole genome shotgun sequence window:
- the LOC144113186 gene encoding uncharacterized protein LOC144113186 isoform X1, translating to MVTLQRAHVKHVFLPWCFLQLREMWPPMHDLLEPCAPLLNMVLTRLSSLLSSPSICLGLSFDSLRGGKTTVEDQRCNVKRHGLRKQAILECATAGDVKMMHELGGLGHFCGLEDHILQLGVLPLVATSSAGDRVVAGVFAACVAFDSCPPNASAAQKILTGSHAMATVHKRDYVVNFVNWFRLVDDVVLHCNLRLQTLLEGWERLRVFSLPQLKTLIASAPDTGIDNLFIAPEALRALVSSCPQLLQHCRLPLMQ from the exons ATGGTCACATTACAACGTGCTCACGTTAAGCACGTTTTCTTGCCATGGTGTTTCCTGCAGCTCCGCGAGATGTGGCCACCCATGCACGACCTTCTGGAGCCTTGTGCTCCACTGCTTAACATGGTGCTGACCAGACTTTCCTCTTTGCTGTCGTCGCCAAGCATATGCCTGGGCTTGAGTTTTGATAGCCTTCGTGGTGGGAAGACCACCGTGGAAGACCAGCGATGTAACGTCAAGCGTCATGGACTGCGCAAGCAAGCTATTCTCGAGTGTGCGACGGCTGGAG ACGTCAAGATGATGCACGAACTGGGTGGCCTGGGCCACTTCTGCGGCTTAGAAGACCACATTCTACAGCTGGGAGTTTTGCCGCTCGTTGCGACGTCCTCTGCAGGAGACCGCGTCGTTGCTGGCGTTTTTGCTGCCTGTgttgccttcgactcttgcccgCCGAACGCCTCTGCCGCCCAGAAGATCCTCACCGGTTCTCACGCAATGGCGACTGTGCACAAAAGAGACTACGTCGTCAACTTCGTCAACTGGTTCCGGTTGGTAGATGATGTCGTCCTCCACTGCAACCTCCGACTACAGACGTTACTGGAAGGTTGGGAAAGGCTTCGTGTCTTCAGCCTGCCGCAATTGAAGACGCTCATTGCAAGTGCCCCTGACACTGGAATAGACAACTTGTTCATAGCCCCTGAGGCCTTGCGTGCCTTGGTCTCCAGTTGTCCGCAA CTGCTGCAACACTGTCGCCTACCACTGATGCAGTGA
- the LOC144113186 gene encoding uncharacterized protein LOC144113186 isoform X5, translated as MWPPMHDLLEPCAPLLNMVLTRLSSLLSSPSICLGLSFDSLRGGKTTVEDQRCNVKRHGLRKQAILECATAGDVKMMHELGGLGHFCGLEDHILQLGVLPLVATSSAGDRVVAGVFAACVAFDSCPPNASAAQKILTGSHAMATVHKRDYVVNFVNWFRLVDDVVLHCNLRLQTLLEGWERLRVFSLPQLKTLIASAPDTGIDNLFIAPEALRALVSSCPQ; from the exons ATGTGGCCACCCATGCACGACCTTCTGGAGCCTTGTGCTCCACTGCTTAACATGGTGCTGACCAGACTTTCCTCTTTGCTGTCGTCGCCAAGCATATGCCTGGGCTTGAGTTTTGATAGCCTTCGTGGTGGGAAGACCACCGTGGAAGACCAGCGATGTAACGTCAAGCGTCATGGACTGCGCAAGCAAGCTATTCTCGAGTGTGCGACGGCTGGAG ACGTCAAGATGATGCACGAACTGGGTGGCCTGGGCCACTTCTGCGGCTTAGAAGACCACATTCTACAGCTGGGAGTTTTGCCGCTCGTTGCGACGTCCTCTGCAGGAGACCGCGTCGTTGCTGGCGTTTTTGCTGCCTGTgttgccttcgactcttgcccgCCGAACGCCTCTGCCGCCCAGAAGATCCTCACCGGTTCTCACGCAATGGCGACTGTGCACAAAAGAGACTACGTCGTCAACTTCGTCAACTGGTTCCGGTTGGTAGATGATGTCGTCCTCCACTGCAACCTCCGACTACAGACGTTACTGGAAGGTTGGGAAAGGCTTCGTGTCTTCAGCCTGCCGCAATTGAAGACGCTCATTGCAAGTGCCCCTGACACTGGAATAGACAACTTGTTCATAGCCCCTGAGGCCTTGCGTGCCTTGGTCTCCAGTTGTCCGCAA TGA
- the LOC144113186 gene encoding uncharacterized protein LOC144113186 isoform X2: MVTLQRAHVKHVFLPWCFLQLREMWPPMHDLLEPCAPLLNMVLTRLSSLLSSPSICLGLSFDSLRGGKTTVEDQRCNVKRHGLRKQAILECATAGDVKMMHELGGLGHFCGLEDHILQLGVLPLVATSSAGDRVVAGVFAACVAFDSCPPNASAAQKILTGSHAMATVHKRDYVVNFVNWFRLVDDVVLHCNLRLQTLLEGWERLRVFSLPQLKTLIASAPDTGIDNLFIAPEALRALVSSCPQ; the protein is encoded by the exons ATGGTCACATTACAACGTGCTCACGTTAAGCACGTTTTCTTGCCATGGTGTTTCCTGCAGCTCCGCGAGATGTGGCCACCCATGCACGACCTTCTGGAGCCTTGTGCTCCACTGCTTAACATGGTGCTGACCAGACTTTCCTCTTTGCTGTCGTCGCCAAGCATATGCCTGGGCTTGAGTTTTGATAGCCTTCGTGGTGGGAAGACCACCGTGGAAGACCAGCGATGTAACGTCAAGCGTCATGGACTGCGCAAGCAAGCTATTCTCGAGTGTGCGACGGCTGGAG ACGTCAAGATGATGCACGAACTGGGTGGCCTGGGCCACTTCTGCGGCTTAGAAGACCACATTCTACAGCTGGGAGTTTTGCCGCTCGTTGCGACGTCCTCTGCAGGAGACCGCGTCGTTGCTGGCGTTTTTGCTGCCTGTgttgccttcgactcttgcccgCCGAACGCCTCTGCCGCCCAGAAGATCCTCACCGGTTCTCACGCAATGGCGACTGTGCACAAAAGAGACTACGTCGTCAACTTCGTCAACTGGTTCCGGTTGGTAGATGATGTCGTCCTCCACTGCAACCTCCGACTACAGACGTTACTGGAAGGTTGGGAAAGGCTTCGTGTCTTCAGCCTGCCGCAATTGAAGACGCTCATTGCAAGTGCCCCTGACACTGGAATAGACAACTTGTTCATAGCCCCTGAGGCCTTGCGTGCCTTGGTCTCCAGTTGTCCGCAA TGA
- the LOC144113186 gene encoding uncharacterized protein LOC144113186 isoform X3: MWPPMHDLLEPCAPLLNMVLTRLSSLLSSPSICLGLSFDSLRGGKTTVEDQRCNVKRHGLRKQAILECATAGDVKMMHELGGLGHFCGLEDHILQLGVLPLVATSSAGDRVVAGVFAACVAFDSCPPNASAAQKILTGSHAMATVHKRDYVVNFVNWFRLVDDVVLHCNLRLQTLLEGWERLRVFSLPQLKTLIASAPDTGIDNLFIAPEALRALVSSCPQLLQHCRLPLMQ, from the exons ATGTGGCCACCCATGCACGACCTTCTGGAGCCTTGTGCTCCACTGCTTAACATGGTGCTGACCAGACTTTCCTCTTTGCTGTCGTCGCCAAGCATATGCCTGGGCTTGAGTTTTGATAGCCTTCGTGGTGGGAAGACCACCGTGGAAGACCAGCGATGTAACGTCAAGCGTCATGGACTGCGCAAGCAAGCTATTCTCGAGTGTGCGACGGCTGGAG ACGTCAAGATGATGCACGAACTGGGTGGCCTGGGCCACTTCTGCGGCTTAGAAGACCACATTCTACAGCTGGGAGTTTTGCCGCTCGTTGCGACGTCCTCTGCAGGAGACCGCGTCGTTGCTGGCGTTTTTGCTGCCTGTgttgccttcgactcttgcccgCCGAACGCCTCTGCCGCCCAGAAGATCCTCACCGGTTCTCACGCAATGGCGACTGTGCACAAAAGAGACTACGTCGTCAACTTCGTCAACTGGTTCCGGTTGGTAGATGATGTCGTCCTCCACTGCAACCTCCGACTACAGACGTTACTGGAAGGTTGGGAAAGGCTTCGTGTCTTCAGCCTGCCGCAATTGAAGACGCTCATTGCAAGTGCCCCTGACACTGGAATAGACAACTTGTTCATAGCCCCTGAGGCCTTGCGTGCCTTGGTCTCCAGTTGTCCGCAA CTGCTGCAACACTGTCGCCTACCACTGATGCAGTGA